In the Acidimicrobiales bacterium genome, one interval contains:
- a CDS encoding alpha-ketoacid dehydrogenase subunit beta yields MSTVTYREAMREAIRDAMQRDERVFLMGEDVGRYGGCYAVSLGLLEEFGPDRVRDTPLSESAFVGAGIGSALGGMRPIVEIMTVNFSLLALDQIVNTAAALLHMSGGQFNVPLVIRMTTGAGRQLAAQHSHSLEGWYAHVPGLRVVAPATLQDARGMLWPALCDPDPVLVFEHGGLYNVEGELADDAGDVALTGAAVVRPGTDVTLIAYGGTLRTAVAAADALAPEGIDAEVVDLRSLRPLDTETFVSSVIRTHRAVVVDEGWRSGSLSAEVSARIVEHAFYDLDAPVARVCSVEVPMPYAKHLEDHALPQRDDVVAAVHGLGA; encoded by the coding sequence GTGAGCACCGTGACCTACCGCGAAGCGATGCGCGAGGCGATTCGTGATGCCATGCAGCGAGACGAGCGCGTCTTTCTCATGGGGGAGGACGTGGGGCGCTACGGCGGCTGCTATGCCGTGAGTCTCGGACTGCTCGAGGAGTTCGGCCCCGATCGCGTGCGCGACACGCCGCTGTCGGAGTCGGCGTTCGTGGGGGCCGGCATCGGGTCGGCTCTCGGCGGCATGCGGCCGATCGTCGAGATCATGACCGTGAACTTCAGCCTGCTCGCGCTCGACCAGATCGTGAACACGGCGGCAGCGCTGCTGCACATGTCGGGCGGCCAATTCAACGTCCCCCTCGTGATCCGGATGACCACCGGTGCCGGTCGGCAATTGGCCGCGCAGCACTCCCACAGCCTGGAGGGCTGGTATGCGCATGTCCCGGGCCTCCGGGTGGTTGCACCGGCCACGCTCCAGGACGCACGGGGCATGCTGTGGCCCGCACTGTGCGATCCGGACCCGGTGCTCGTCTTCGAGCACGGCGGCCTCTACAACGTGGAGGGCGAACTGGCCGATGACGCGGGTGACGTCGCGCTCACCGGTGCGGCCGTGGTTCGCCCGGGGACCGACGTGACGCTCATCGCGTACGGCGGGACGCTGCGGACCGCCGTGGCGGCGGCTGATGCGCTGGCCCCCGAGGGCATCGACGCCGAGGTCGTGGACCTCCGCAGCCTGCGGCCACTCGACACCGAGACGTTCGTGTCGTCGGTCATCAGGACGCACCGGGCCGTCGTCGTCGACGAGGGGTGGCGATCGGGGAGCCTCTCCGCCGAGGTCAGCGCACGGATCGTCGAGCACGCGTTCTACGACCTCGACGCCCCCGTGGCGCGGGTGTGCTCGGTGGAGGTGCCCATGCCGTACGCCAAGCACCTCGAGGATCACGCCCTCCCGCAACGTGACGACGTGGTCGCCGCCGTGCACGGACTGGGGGCGTAG
- the pdhA gene encoding pyruvate dehydrogenase (acetyl-transferring) E1 component subunit alpha yields the protein MTETADAPGAAGATGSRDRAVTVEADHRIHLLRQMVRIRRFEERCVELYSAERIRGFLHLAIGEEACSVGVMERLLPDDAVVTTYREHGHALARGITMRSVMAELEGKREGCSRGRGGSMHLFDAATRFYGGNAIVGGGLPLAVGLALADHMQALPRVTACFFGDGAVAEGEFHESMNLAALWHLPVLFCCENNLYGMGTALDRAESETDLALKAASYRVPSWEVDGMDVLGVEEAALHAVEAVRAGGGPHFLELRTYRFRAHSMYDPDRYRDKAEIEQWKHRDPIPMLADQLRSDQVLTQDDLDSMEAEVAAEVEDAVAYAEAGELEPVEDLERFVTSEPKGAAS from the coding sequence ATGACCGAGACCGCGGACGCCCCCGGCGCCGCGGGGGCCACCGGCTCCCGGGACCGCGCCGTGACCGTCGAGGCCGATCATCGAATCCATCTGCTGCGCCAGATGGTGCGCATCCGACGGTTCGAGGAGCGCTGCGTGGAGCTCTACAGCGCCGAGCGGATCCGCGGGTTCCTGCACCTGGCGATCGGCGAGGAGGCGTGCTCCGTCGGCGTCATGGAGCGCCTCCTCCCCGACGATGCCGTCGTCACCACCTACCGAGAGCACGGCCACGCACTGGCGCGGGGCATCACCATGCGCTCGGTGATGGCCGAGCTCGAAGGCAAGCGTGAGGGGTGCAGCCGGGGCCGCGGTGGTTCGATGCACCTGTTCGACGCGGCGACGAGGTTCTACGGGGGCAATGCCATCGTCGGTGGTGGTCTGCCCCTGGCGGTCGGCCTCGCCCTGGCCGACCACATGCAGGCGCTGCCGCGCGTGACAGCGTGCTTCTTCGGCGACGGTGCGGTCGCCGAGGGCGAATTCCACGAATCCATGAACCTGGCCGCGCTGTGGCACCTGCCCGTGCTGTTCTGCTGCGAGAACAACCTCTACGGCATGGGGACAGCACTCGATCGCGCCGAATCGGAGACCGACCTGGCGCTCAAGGCGGCCTCGTACCGGGTGCCGTCGTGGGAGGTCGACGGCATGGACGTGCTCGGTGTCGAAGAGGCAGCGCTCCACGCCGTCGAAGCGGTGCGGGCCGGCGGCGGGCCGCACTTCCTGGAGCTGCGCACCTACCGGTTCCGCGCACACTCCATGTACGACCCCGACCGCTATCGCGACAAGGCGGAGATCGAGCAGTGGAAGCACCGCGACCCCATCCCGATGCTCGCCGATCAGCTTCGCAGCGACCAGGTGCTCACGCAGGACGATCTCGACAGCATGGAGGCGGAGGTCGCCGCCGAGGTCGAGGACGCCGTGGCCTATGCCGAGGCCGGCGAGCTCGAGCCCGTCGAGGACCTCGAGCGTTTCGTGACCTCGGAGCCCAAGGGAGCGGCATCGTGA
- the acsA gene encoding acetate--CoA ligase yields MQWQAIRKAEGGGGSPAPNMADYEAERAGFTWAAARQALDGLPGGRGLNMAHEAVDRHAAGPRRDHVALRCIDRSGARLDVSYGQLAERSSRFANVLDSLGVEPGERVFVLAPRVPDLYVAVLGTLKHRSVLCPLFAAFGPEPIRQRLALGSGRVLVTTAGLYRRKVAGIRHQLPDLHHVLLIGGSSADAGPDDTLDLETLLAQAAPSYEIAPTDPEDMALLHFTSGTTGTPKGAVHVHEAVVSHHATGRIALDLHPDDVFWCTADPGWVTGTSYGILAPLVHGVTSVVDEGDFDAQRWYSTLEDEAVTVWYTAPTALRMLMQAGAAAAQEHDLSHLRFVASVGEPLNPEVVLWGQEALGLPVHDNWWQTETGGIMIANYACMDIRPGSMGRPLPGVEAAVLVRDEHGNVVVGEDGTATLAAAGQEGELALRPGWPSMFRGYLGDDDRYRSCFAGGWYLSGDLARRDADGYFWFVGRADDVIKSAGHLIGPFEVESTLMEHPAVAEAGVIGKPDPVAGELVKAFVALRPGFEATDELRLELVGFSRKRLGAAVAPREIEFDQHLPHTRSGKIMRRLLKARELGLPEGDISTLEGAS; encoded by the coding sequence GTGCAGTGGCAGGCGATCCGCAAGGCGGAGGGCGGCGGTGGTTCGCCGGCGCCCAACATGGCGGACTACGAGGCCGAACGGGCCGGGTTCACGTGGGCGGCCGCCCGACAGGCGCTCGACGGGCTGCCCGGTGGTCGGGGGCTGAACATGGCCCACGAGGCCGTCGACCGTCACGCCGCGGGGCCCCGGCGCGATCACGTGGCGCTGCGGTGCATCGACCGCTCCGGCGCCCGTCTCGACGTGTCGTACGGTCAGCTCGCCGAGCGGTCCAGCCGCTTCGCCAACGTCCTCGACAGCCTGGGCGTCGAGCCCGGCGAGCGCGTCTTCGTCCTCGCCCCCCGCGTTCCCGACCTCTACGTGGCGGTCCTCGGGACCCTGAAGCACCGCAGCGTGCTGTGCCCCTTGTTCGCGGCGTTCGGACCCGAGCCCATCCGCCAACGTCTGGCGCTGGGATCGGGCCGCGTCCTCGTCACCACCGCCGGCCTCTACCGGCGCAAGGTCGCCGGGATCCGCCACCAGCTGCCGGATCTTCACCACGTCCTGCTGATCGGCGGGTCGTCGGCGGATGCGGGCCCCGACGACACCCTCGACCTCGAGACGCTGCTGGCACAGGCCGCCCCCTCCTACGAGATCGCGCCGACCGACCCCGAGGACATGGCGCTGCTGCACTTCACGAGTGGGACGACCGGGACCCCGAAGGGCGCGGTCCACGTGCACGAGGCGGTGGTGTCGCACCACGCCACGGGGAGGATCGCCCTCGACCTGCACCCTGACGACGTCTTCTGGTGCACGGCCGACCCCGGGTGGGTCACGGGCACCTCCTACGGCATCCTCGCCCCGCTGGTCCACGGTGTGACCAGCGTCGTCGACGAAGGCGATTTCGACGCGCAGCGGTGGTACTCGACGCTCGAGGACGAGGCCGTCACCGTCTGGTACACGGCACCGACGGCATTGCGCATGCTCATGCAGGCGGGTGCGGCGGCGGCCCAGGAGCACGACCTCAGCCACCTCCGCTTCGTGGCCAGCGTCGGCGAGCCCCTCAACCCCGAGGTCGTGCTGTGGGGCCAGGAGGCGCTCGGCCTGCCTGTCCACGACAACTGGTGGCAGACCGAGACGGGCGGGATCATGATCGCCAACTACGCATGCATGGACATCAGGCCCGGCTCGATGGGCAGGCCGCTGCCGGGCGTGGAGGCCGCCGTCCTCGTGCGCGACGAACACGGGAACGTCGTGGTCGGCGAGGACGGGACAGCGACCCTGGCCGCTGCGGGCCAGGAGGGCGAGCTCGCCCTCCGCCCCGGCTGGCCGTCGATGTTCCGCGGGTACCTGGGCGATGACGACCGCTACCGGTCGTGCTTCGCCGGCGGCTGGTACCTGAGCGGGGACCTGGCCCGGCGTGACGCCGACGGCTACTTCTGGTTCGTGGGCCGTGCCGATGACGTCATCAAGTCGGCCGGCCACCTCATCGGGCCGTTCGAGGTCGAGTCGACCCTGATGGAGCACCCCGCCGTCGCCGAGGCCGGGGTCATCGGGAAGCCCGACCCGGTGGCCGGGGAGCTCGTCAAGGCGTTCGTGGCGCTGCGCCCGGGCTTCGAGGCCACCGACGAACTGCGCCTCGAGCTCGTCGGGTTCTCGCGCAAGCGGCTCGGGGCCGCGGTGGCACCACGCGAGATCGAGTTCGACCAGCACCTCCCGCACACGCGCAGCGGGAAGATCATGCGGCGGCTGCTCAAGGCGCGCGAGCTCGGCCTGCCCGAAGGAGACATCTCGACGTTGGAGGGGGCATCATGA